A genomic stretch from Corynebacterium kutscheri includes:
- a CDS encoding ASCH domain-containing protein gives MLIDAWNADIINDFYTQARATNPQLPIETPQTWSFGSDHNHADELAALVAAGKKTATASALWDYEHENEPLPELDELSIITDGRSRPVALIRTTNIVIRRFCDIDEHFARAEGEGDLSLEYWRKTHENFWRRHMTDPRGFQIDMPVLCEEFEVVFSLNNVAKNS, from the coding sequence ATGCTTATCGACGCTTGGAATGCCGACATAATCAATGATTTCTACACCCAAGCACGTGCAACCAATCCACAACTTCCCATAGAAACCCCACAAACCTGGTCTTTTGGCAGCGATCACAACCATGCCGATGAGCTTGCTGCTCTTGTAGCAGCCGGCAAGAAAACTGCTACCGCCTCTGCTTTATGGGATTATGAACACGAAAATGAACCACTTCCTGAACTTGATGAGCTCAGCATTATTACCGACGGTCGCTCCCGTCCGGTAGCACTCATTCGCACCACCAATATTGTGATTCGACGCTTCTGCGATATTGACGAACATTTTGCACGTGCCGAAGGCGAGGGCGATCTCAGCCTAGAATACTGGCGAAAGACTCATGAAAATTTCTGGCGCCGCCATATGACCGATCCACGCGGGTTCCAAATAGATATGCCAGTTCTCTGCGAAGAATTCGAAGTAGTTTTTAGCCTAAACAATGTTGCTAAAAATTCTTAA
- a CDS encoding cytochrome c biogenesis CcdA family protein yields the protein MLSVGLIGAFAAGVLTLISPCSALLVPAFFAYAFSSIKELTAKTFVFFLGLCSTLVPIGTGLATWLASNRDQAILIGGWLIIILGIISFFGGGFRIPFLANLSSRVRGQGVIPVFFLGAVYGFAGFCAGPLLGAVLTTAAVSGSTAYGALIMTAYAAGMALPLFLLALLWDRFELGQKSWLRGKEIQLGPLRTNTLSMAAGVIFVLIGWLFITSYGSASLPTLLNTDTQFSIQSWAQSRLGAVSDRWVLFTASLFATILVGIKASRTKVPQA from the coding sequence ATGCTTTCTGTCGGCCTTATTGGCGCCTTCGCAGCAGGTGTGCTCACCCTGATTAGCCCCTGCTCCGCTCTCTTGGTGCCTGCGTTTTTCGCCTATGCGTTCTCATCAATTAAAGAACTTACCGCCAAAACATTTGTCTTTTTCCTTGGACTCTGTTCGACACTGGTACCCATTGGCACCGGCCTAGCCACCTGGCTAGCTAGTAACCGTGACCAGGCGATTCTTATTGGCGGCTGGTTGATTATCATCTTAGGTATTATCAGCTTCTTCGGCGGCGGATTCCGTATTCCATTCCTGGCGAACCTCTCTTCACGAGTACGCGGCCAGGGCGTTATCCCCGTCTTTTTCCTCGGCGCAGTCTATGGGTTCGCAGGTTTCTGCGCCGGACCACTACTAGGCGCAGTACTAACAACTGCCGCAGTCTCTGGCTCCACCGCATATGGCGCACTCATTATGACTGCCTACGCTGCCGGTATGGCACTGCCACTATTTTTGTTAGCACTACTATGGGATCGTTTCGAGCTCGGCCAAAAATCCTGGCTGCGCGGTAAAGAAATTCAGCTCGGCCCACTGCGTACCAATACCTTATCTATGGCAGCCGGCGTCATCTTTGTCCTCATTGGTTGGCTTTTCATCACCAGCTATGGTTCCGCCTCTTTACCAACCCTGCTCAACACTGATACCCAATTCTCTATCCAGTCTTGGGCACAGAGTAGACTCGGTGCTGTCTCAGATAGGTGGGTGCTTTTTACTGCTTCCCTCTTTGCGACGATCCTTGTCGGCATTAAAGCGTCTCGGACAAAAGTTCCACAAGCTTAA
- a CDS encoding DsbA family protein: protein MWALVTVIVLLALAVGYLLGERGTDQTASGTNTATSANNAVASPTAEADTVAAMNEDDIATLAAKATPGTQFSDGTGNAQVFGPSGEITSQDDVLKVHRRSMSDPFGIGALDAPVVISEFSDFECPFCSRHQNQTHPTIMAKYVNTGLVRVEWNDLPVNGPNAVEAAKAGRAAAAQGKFHEYKAALYKASQSVNGHPHFTIDDFVGFAQQAGVPDIERFRTEATNGTYDQAVMQASQYATGIGLTGTPSFFVGDQFVSGAQPLEVFEEIIQQQLAKVANGEIEVPAANA from the coding sequence ATGTGGGCGCTGGTAACAGTTATTGTCTTACTCGCTCTCGCCGTTGGTTATTTGCTCGGTGAACGTGGTACCGATCAAACTGCTTCCGGAACAAATACGGCCACCAGTGCTAATAATGCAGTAGCCTCGCCTACTGCTGAAGCTGACACCGTTGCCGCAATGAACGAAGATGATATTGCCACGCTTGCTGCCAAGGCCACCCCTGGTACACAATTTAGTGATGGAACCGGAAATGCTCAGGTCTTTGGTCCATCCGGCGAGATCACTTCCCAAGATGATGTGCTTAAAGTACACCGTCGCAGCATGAGCGACCCCTTTGGCATTGGCGCACTTGATGCTCCCGTGGTGATCTCAGAATTTTCTGACTTCGAGTGCCCATTCTGCTCCCGCCACCAAAACCAGACCCACCCCACCATTATGGCTAAGTACGTTAACACTGGCCTAGTACGCGTGGAATGGAACGATCTACCAGTCAACGGACCCAATGCAGTTGAGGCAGCAAAAGCTGGACGCGCAGCTGCCGCACAAGGTAAATTCCACGAATACAAAGCAGCCCTCTACAAAGCGTCGCAAAGCGTTAATGGGCATCCGCACTTTACTATCGACGATTTTGTGGGCTTCGCACAGCAAGCTGGCGTACCTGATATTGAGCGTTTCCGCACCGAAGCAACCAATGGAACCTACGACCAAGCCGTTATGCAGGCCAGCCAATACGCCACCGGAATTGGTTTAACCGGAACCCCAAGCTTTTTTGTTGGCGACCAATTCGTTTCTGGTGCACAGCCACTAGAAGTATTTGAAGAAATTATCCAGCAGCAATTAGCCAAGGTTGCCAATGGTGAAATCGAGGTGCCAGCTGCGAATGCATAA
- a CDS encoding SLC13 family permease, with product MSTPITHESSSHSLAEDAEVRDQSESRRQITGLIVGIALAVLIYFIFPASAVDTVLSADPELETNHASLRITAAIAVLMGAWWMTEAIPLASTALVPLAAFPLFQVISFSNIAAPYASSTIFLFMGGFILALGMQRWNLHRRLALAVVLMVGTKPKQLIAGFMLATGFLSMWVSNTATAVVMLPIGVSVLQLTAESVGGMRNQKKFATGLMLAIAYAASIGSLGTIIGTPPNALLVAYMKDNHDINIGFGQWMLVGVPLAVVFMTIAWAILVTIFKPEVDDIPGGREMIRGELDKMGRMGFGEAATAVIFILAALSWVFVPLIVQWAGWSIKVDDALIGIVAALLLFMIPADTKTGVRLMDWKTANELPWDVLLLFGGGLALSKMFSTSGLSLWIGELAKNLDALPTFVLVAVITGLVLLLTEFTSNTATAATFLPIMAGVAIGIGLTTHGDQNILLLTIPVALSATCAFMLPVATPPNAIAFGSGYVKIGDMVKGGLWLNLVGIILVTLVTYFLTVPVFGLVF from the coding sequence ATGAGTACTCCTATTACCCATGAATCTTCGTCCCATTCTCTTGCTGAAGACGCTGAGGTGCGGGATCAGTCGGAATCTCGTCGTCAAATAACCGGCCTGATTGTCGGTATTGCCCTGGCGGTACTGATTTATTTTATTTTTCCTGCTTCGGCAGTAGATACGGTTCTTAGTGCCGACCCAGAGTTGGAAACAAACCATGCATCCTTGCGGATTACTGCAGCTATTGCTGTGCTTATGGGAGCGTGGTGGATGACTGAGGCAATCCCCTTGGCGTCCACGGCATTAGTGCCATTAGCTGCATTCCCTCTTTTTCAGGTGATTTCTTTTAGCAATATTGCCGCACCTTATGCATCCTCGACGATTTTCTTGTTTATGGGTGGGTTTATCCTGGCTTTAGGTATGCAACGCTGGAACTTACACCGTCGATTAGCATTAGCTGTTGTGCTTATGGTTGGTACAAAACCTAAGCAACTTATCGCAGGATTTATGCTGGCAACAGGCTTTTTATCGATGTGGGTATCGAATACCGCAACCGCCGTAGTGATGCTTCCGATTGGTGTTTCTGTGTTGCAACTGACTGCGGAATCAGTAGGTGGAATGCGTAACCAGAAGAAATTCGCTACTGGGCTGATGCTGGCGATCGCTTATGCAGCGTCGATAGGCTCTTTGGGAACTATTATTGGTACCCCGCCAAATGCTTTATTGGTTGCCTATATGAAGGATAACCATGACATCAATATTGGTTTCGGGCAGTGGATGCTAGTTGGTGTGCCGCTGGCCGTGGTGTTTATGACGATTGCCTGGGCGATTTTGGTAACTATATTTAAACCTGAAGTCGATGATATTCCTGGTGGGCGGGAAATGATTCGCGGGGAACTCGACAAGATGGGACGTATGGGCTTTGGCGAGGCAGCTACGGCAGTGATCTTCATCCTGGCCGCATTAAGCTGGGTTTTTGTTCCACTAATTGTGCAGTGGGCGGGCTGGTCAATCAAAGTTGATGATGCATTAATTGGCATTGTTGCTGCACTACTTTTATTTATGATTCCTGCCGATACTAAAACCGGCGTGCGCCTTATGGATTGGAAAACTGCTAATGAACTTCCCTGGGATGTATTGCTGCTTTTCGGTGGTGGATTAGCGCTATCAAAAATGTTTTCTACCTCAGGGTTATCGCTGTGGATTGGCGAGTTAGCAAAAAATCTTGATGCACTACCTACTTTTGTCCTTGTTGCAGTAATTACTGGTTTGGTGCTCCTGTTGACTGAATTTACTTCAAATACGGCTACAGCTGCTACCTTCTTGCCGATTATGGCCGGCGTTGCCATCGGTATTGGTCTGACTACTCATGGCGACCAGAACATTTTGTTGTTGACTATCCCAGTTGCGCTTTCTGCTACCTGTGCTTTTATGTTGCCAGTTGCCACCCCGCCGAATGCGATTGCTTTTGGCTCGGGATATGTAAAAATTGGGGACATGGTCAAAGGTGGATTATGGCTGAATTTGGTCGGTATTATTCTGGTTACGCTTGTCACCTACTTCTTGACCGTTCCCGTTTTTGGTTTGGTGTTTTAA
- a CDS encoding arginine deiminase has protein sequence MEYRVSSEVGKLRQVILHRPGREMDRLTPTNKDELLFDDILWTEQGQIEHDAFAQALRKEDVEVLYLDQLLAETLEVQEAREWVSAETFEQRWYGVTGIELMREYADSLNAKDLAELFIAGMTKAELVEKVGCLSSAYIDRSADDFMVLRCLPNHLFTRDTSCWIYNGVSVNSMQKPARQRETINVQAIYQWHPRFADANFSLWSHGLEDGPATIEGGDVAVIGNGAVLVGISERTTAAGFERLGQALLTGCEEITSVTGILMKEERAQMHLDTVMTMVNEDTFLKYKHLGMLPTITLTRGSHGSIAAKTNAGEDMHKVLAKALGKKSINILTTPENDFAAERGQWNDACNVFTVEPNVVVSYDRNPVANEYLEAQGIRVIAVPGAELGRGRGGPRCMSCPTLRDDI, from the coding sequence GTGGAATATCGAGTATCTTCGGAAGTTGGAAAACTGCGACAGGTGATTCTTCATCGCCCAGGGCGAGAAATGGATCGTCTGACACCAACCAACAAAGATGAACTTCTTTTCGATGACATTTTATGGACAGAACAAGGGCAAATTGAACATGATGCTTTTGCTCAGGCATTAAGAAAAGAAGATGTAGAAGTTTTATATCTTGATCAGTTATTAGCTGAGACTTTAGAGGTGCAGGAAGCCCGCGAGTGGGTAAGTGCAGAAACCTTTGAACAGCGGTGGTATGGCGTTACTGGTATTGAATTAATGCGTGAATACGCAGATTCATTAAACGCCAAAGATCTAGCAGAATTATTTATTGCAGGCATGACAAAAGCTGAACTTGTTGAAAAAGTGGGCTGTTTATCTTCTGCATATATTGATCGAAGTGCTGATGATTTTATGGTTTTGCGTTGCTTACCTAATCATCTCTTCACCAGGGATACTTCATGCTGGATATATAACGGCGTATCGGTTAATTCTATGCAAAAACCTGCACGCCAGCGTGAAACTATTAATGTTCAGGCTATTTATCAGTGGCATCCAAGATTTGCCGATGCGAATTTCTCTCTCTGGTCACATGGGTTAGAAGATGGTCCAGCAACCATTGAAGGTGGCGATGTTGCAGTTATTGGCAACGGTGCGGTTTTGGTTGGTATATCAGAGCGAACAACAGCGGCTGGTTTTGAGAGGCTAGGACAAGCACTTTTGACCGGTTGTGAAGAGATAACTTCGGTCACTGGCATTTTGATGAAGGAAGAACGTGCTCAGATGCACCTCGATACCGTGATGACCATGGTTAATGAGGATACTTTCTTAAAGTACAAACATTTGGGCATGCTTCCTACGATCACACTTACTCGCGGTAGCCATGGAAGTATTGCAGCAAAAACTAATGCTGGTGAAGATATGCATAAGGTTTTAGCAAAGGCATTGGGTAAGAAATCAATCAATATTTTGACTACGCCTGAGAATGATTTCGCTGCCGAAAGAGGCCAGTGGAATGACGCATGCAATGTTTTCACGGTTGAACCTAACGTCGTTGTTTCTTACGACCGTAACCCAGTAGCCAATGAGTATCTCGAAGCGCAGGGAATTCGAGTAATTGCAGTACCTGGTGCTGAACTTGGCCGTGGTCGTGGTGGTCCACGGTGCATGAGCTGCCCAACTTTAAGAGATGACATTTAA
- the argF gene encoding ornithine carbamoyltransferase, whose translation MAKLTGRHFLKELDFTPEEWLYLLELSKKLKDAKKNKTEKKYLEGKNIALIFEKTSTRTRCSFEVAAFDQGAHVTYLDPSGSQMGHKESVADTARVLGRFYDGIEFRGKKQDHVETLAELSGVPVWNGLTDEWHPTQMLADQLTMHEASGKDYKDITFAYVGDARNNVANSLLISGAMLGMDVRIVGPKELFPEQAIIDEAHRLAETTGAKVTITDDPYAGVEGCDFLYADVWVSMGEPKNVWDERIALLKKYQVNKDLMAATANPNCKFLHCLPAFHDRNTTVGEDIYQKTGMDGLEVTNEVFESEASVVFDQAENRMHTIKAVMVATLGEGLGE comes from the coding sequence GTGGCAAAGCTAACGGGAAGGCATTTTCTCAAAGAACTAGATTTCACTCCGGAAGAATGGCTTTATCTTCTAGAACTTTCTAAGAAGCTGAAAGACGCCAAAAAGAATAAAACCGAAAAGAAATATCTTGAGGGGAAAAATATTGCCCTGATTTTTGAAAAAACTTCTACCCGGACGCGATGCTCCTTTGAAGTTGCCGCCTTTGATCAAGGAGCTCACGTTACCTACCTGGATCCTTCCGGATCACAAATGGGACATAAAGAATCCGTTGCAGATACGGCTCGTGTTCTTGGACGATTCTATGATGGCATCGAATTTCGGGGTAAAAAACAAGATCACGTCGAAACGCTTGCAGAACTATCAGGAGTGCCGGTATGGAATGGTCTTACCGATGAGTGGCATCCAACCCAAATGCTTGCTGATCAATTAACCATGCATGAAGCCAGCGGCAAAGATTATAAAGACATTACTTTTGCCTATGTTGGTGATGCTCGGAATAATGTTGCAAATTCACTTTTGATTTCTGGGGCAATGCTGGGCATGGACGTTCGCATTGTGGGGCCAAAAGAACTTTTCCCAGAGCAAGCAATTATTGATGAGGCACACCGACTCGCTGAAACGACTGGTGCCAAAGTAACCATCACCGATGACCCTTATGCGGGCGTTGAGGGTTGTGATTTCCTGTATGCCGATGTGTGGGTCTCTATGGGAGAGCCGAAAAATGTGTGGGATGAGCGGATCGCTTTATTAAAGAAGTACCAGGTCAATAAGGATCTTATGGCGGCTACCGCGAACCCGAATTGCAAGTTCCTTCATTGTCTACCAGCATTCCATGATCGTAACACCACTGTTGGCGAAGATATTTATCAAAAAACGGGCATGGATGGCCTGGAAGTCACCAATGAAGTTTTCGAATCAGAAGCATCAGTAGTTTTCGATCAAGCAGAAAACCGGATGCACACAATCAAAGCAGTTATGGTGGCAACTTTGGGAGAAGGATTGGGGGAATGA
- the arcC gene encoding carbamate kinase — protein MRIVVALGGNALLQRGQKADAQPQIDNVVAAVDALGQIAEEHDLVLTHGNGPQVGILALQSANDETLTVPYPFDSIGAMTQGMIGYWMLEALENRLPHRSVASIVNQTLVLASDPAFDNPTKFVGAVYSEEEARQLSQERGWVMKEDGQYYRRVVASPMPQRIVEIKVIRTLVENGIIVICSGGGGIPVARDENGRLVGIEAVIDKDRSGAVLAESLDADFFMILTDVPAVFDNYGTPDQTEIRQATPAQLRSKGFAAGSMGPKVEAACTFVELTGGVAAIGRLEDAEKILKGEAGTIITPSGSYMSPALSVNSLPRAS, from the coding sequence GTGCGGATAGTGGTTGCACTTGGGGGTAATGCGTTACTTCAACGAGGGCAAAAAGCTGATGCCCAACCTCAAATTGACAATGTAGTTGCGGCCGTCGATGCGCTGGGTCAGATCGCTGAGGAACATGATCTTGTGCTTACCCACGGTAATGGGCCTCAAGTTGGCATACTGGCGCTTCAATCGGCAAACGATGAAACCTTAACAGTGCCTTATCCTTTCGATTCTATTGGTGCAATGACACAGGGCATGATCGGTTACTGGATGCTGGAAGCGTTGGAGAATCGCCTGCCGCATCGTTCGGTTGCCTCCATTGTGAACCAGACTTTGGTTCTTGCAAGTGATCCAGCCTTTGATAATCCAACCAAGTTTGTTGGTGCAGTGTATTCAGAAGAAGAAGCACGCCAGCTAAGCCAGGAGCGCGGTTGGGTCATGAAGGAAGACGGCCAATATTACCGACGAGTTGTTGCCTCACCAATGCCGCAACGCATTGTTGAAATAAAGGTCATTAGGACACTGGTGGAAAACGGTATCATCGTTATTTGCTCTGGTGGTGGCGGTATCCCAGTGGCTCGCGATGAAAATGGACGCCTGGTTGGTATTGAAGCTGTTATTGATAAAGATCGCTCGGGTGCTGTTTTAGCAGAGAGCCTGGACGCAGATTTCTTTATGATTCTCACCGACGTTCCAGCAGTTTTTGATAATTATGGAACCCCAGATCAAACAGAGATTCGTCAGGCAACTCCTGCCCAATTGCGTTCTAAAGGCTTTGCAGCTGGATCAATGGGGCCCAAAGTAGAAGCCGCATGTACGTTTGTTGAACTTACTGGTGGCGTGGCAGCTATCGGCCGGTTAGAAGATGCCGAGAAGATCCTGAAAGGCGAAGCAGGAACAATTATTACGCCAAGCGGATCTTATATGAGTCCCGCTCTCAGCGTTAATTCCTTGCCACGCGCATCATAA
- a CDS encoding serine/threonine protein kinase, which translates to MTKIVNSWNDFDPLKHVIVGKADFSVIPDEEPATSEKVPVDSEMRGMWGPRPTHMVEKANEQLDNYAKVLEGLGIKVDRPTPIQWNQHMQTPDFRVKSGMTQMPPRDILLTMGNEILSSANSFRCRYFEYLAYWPLMNEYFEQDPDFKWTQAPRPRLTDASYKHNYYDEKISLEERLERTANLDFVTTEVEPMWDAADVMRLGKDLFIQHGLTTNRKAMEWFKRYYPEHRVHAVNFPGDPYPIHIDATFVPLRPGLIINNPHRRLPDEQRKIFEANDWQIVDAAKPAHDEPPALCYSSVWLSMNCLVIDHKTVVVEASEVYQAEQLDKLGFNVIPVEMRDFAYAFGGGLHCATADVYREGGCEDYFPNQIPNDVTLV; encoded by the coding sequence ATGACAAAGATTGTCAATTCATGGAATGATTTCGATCCGCTGAAACACGTGATCGTTGGTAAAGCGGACTTCTCAGTAATCCCCGATGAAGAACCTGCCACCTCTGAAAAGGTGCCTGTCGATTCTGAAATGCGGGGCATGTGGGGACCTCGACCTACCCACATGGTAGAGAAAGCTAACGAGCAGCTTGATAATTATGCGAAGGTTCTTGAAGGACTCGGTATCAAGGTGGATCGGCCAACTCCTATTCAGTGGAATCAGCATATGCAGACCCCAGATTTCCGAGTGAAGTCCGGTATGACGCAAATGCCGCCACGTGATATTTTGCTGACCATGGGTAACGAAATCCTTTCGTCTGCCAATTCATTCCGCTGCCGTTATTTTGAATATCTTGCTTATTGGCCGCTTATGAATGAATATTTCGAGCAGGATCCAGATTTCAAGTGGACTCAGGCACCTCGACCTCGTCTAACAGATGCTTCCTATAAGCACAATTATTATGACGAGAAGATCTCTTTGGAAGAACGTCTTGAGCGTACCGCTAACCTTGACTTCGTTACGACGGAAGTTGAACCTATGTGGGATGCTGCCGATGTGATGCGTTTGGGCAAAGACCTCTTCATTCAGCATGGTCTAACAACCAACCGTAAAGCCATGGAATGGTTCAAGCGTTACTACCCAGAGCACCGCGTTCACGCTGTGAACTTCCCAGGAGATCCATATCCAATCCACATTGATGCAACGTTTGTTCCGCTGCGCCCTGGCTTGATTATTAATAATCCACATCGCCGACTCCCAGACGAGCAACGCAAGATCTTCGAAGCAAATGATTGGCAGATCGTTGATGCTGCAAAGCCAGCACACGATGAGCCACCAGCACTGTGCTACTCCTCAGTCTGGTTGTCCATGAACTGCCTGGTCATTGACCATAAGACAGTGGTTGTGGAAGCTTCGGAAGTCTATCAAGCTGAGCAACTTGATAAGTTGGGCTTCAATGTTATCCCAGTCGAGATGCGTGATTTCGCATACGCCTTCGGTGGTGGCTTGCACTGCGCTACTGCTGATGTGTACCGCGAGGGTGGATGTGAAGACTACTTCCCGAACCAGATTCCTAACGACGTTACTCTCGTCTAG
- a CDS encoding DMT family transporter has product MASTSTSVTPVPKKPVLWIKKIGFIAMFISATGMGLVGTLARPSTPINPNTGSSYIIGDFLAAGRMMVGCLGMLAVIIGLKKLDKLRNSRVSFAVVAGGLSIGISLALYVSSTLMTSIANAVFLIYTGPIFSALLAWIFLKEKISLRNTFFLLLVFLGMLLTIGIIRWDEGIRIGLDLAPNPQMPNKALGDLFGLGSGIFYGLALFFYRYRSDMDSEVRGFYNFIFGAVGAIVVMVFRMRFIDDTNPFTVMQPVNWAWAAVLFVVCGFIAIGSLVVAGKNLLAVELSTVAYWECVVALLLGLFLWNEPISLFGFIGGVLIIIGGLGPVIALISTRKQSEDYPSHIDSSNVS; this is encoded by the coding sequence ATGGCTAGTACTAGCACCTCGGTAACACCTGTACCGAAAAAGCCAGTCCTATGGATAAAAAAAATCGGTTTTATCGCCATGTTCATTTCCGCAACTGGAATGGGCTTGGTAGGTACACTTGCCCGGCCATCGACCCCGATTAATCCTAATACCGGCTCCAGCTATATCATCGGTGATTTCTTGGCTGCTGGACGCATGATGGTCGGATGTCTTGGCATGTTGGCCGTCATTATTGGACTTAAAAAACTTGATAAGCTGCGAAACTCTAGAGTGTCTTTTGCGGTGGTCGCCGGTGGATTATCCATTGGTATTTCACTAGCACTGTATGTTTCTTCGACACTGATGACTTCAATCGCAAACGCAGTCTTCCTTATTTACACTGGACCAATATTTTCTGCACTATTGGCGTGGATTTTCCTTAAAGAGAAGATTAGCTTACGCAACACCTTCTTCCTCTTATTAGTGTTCTTGGGCATGCTGCTTACAATTGGCATTATTCGTTGGGACGAGGGCATTCGTATCGGTCTTGATTTAGCCCCTAACCCGCAAATGCCAAATAAAGCTTTGGGTGATCTTTTTGGCCTTGGCTCTGGTATCTTCTATGGACTGGCGTTGTTCTTCTATCGCTATCGAAGTGATATGGACTCCGAAGTTCGAGGTTTTTATAACTTCATTTTTGGTGCAGTCGGTGCAATAGTGGTCATGGTATTCCGAATGAGATTCATTGATGATACTAATCCGTTTACTGTGATGCAGCCGGTGAACTGGGCATGGGCAGCAGTACTGTTCGTCGTTTGTGGCTTTATTGCGATCGGTTCCCTTGTTGTTGCTGGTAAGAATCTTTTGGCAGTGGAACTTTCTACTGTTGCTTATTGGGAATGCGTGGTTGCCTTGCTGCTTGGGCTATTCCTTTGGAATGAACCAATTTCCTTATTCGGTTTCATTGGTGGAGTGCTCATTATCATCGGTGGCTTAGGGCCAGTGATTGCTCTTATTTCCACCCGAAAGCAGAGCGAGGATTACCCGTCTCACATAGACTCAAGCAACGTGAGTTAG
- a CDS encoding MFS transporter, with translation MERPSEISVKSNYSDIDHSALKKAAAGSFLGNFVEWFDYASYSYLATIIAAVFFPTDDPALALLQTFAVFAFSFILRPIGAVVWGYLGDRRGRRWALSWSILLMSTATFLIGCIPSFATIGYLAPILLLTLRTIQGFSASGEYAGASVFLAEYCSAKHRGIYTSLVPASTATGLLLGSITATGLYSFFTPDSLESSGWRLPFLVAGPLGLVGRYIRIHLEDSPAYVAMTQKASQKVTRKTKNPFRVLYKNHWRTVIIAFGVASLNAVAFYVLLAYMPTYLTETAGFDSGKSNLASSIVLLGYVFFIFIMGHLSDKYGRKIMLFVACGLFIVLTVPLFACLETSSFWTVVGVEMLLVLILTMNDSTLPTFLSESFPTEVRYSGFALSFNMANALLGGTAPFVATWLIGATGNALAPAWYLVGIALLAMIAMIFAPTPVEFEGSEDLAEKISLLQRKTEA, from the coding sequence GTGGAACGACCTTCAGAAATAAGTGTAAAAAGTAATTACAGTGACATCGATCATTCTGCCTTGAAAAAGGCTGCTGCTGGTAGCTTTTTGGGTAATTTTGTTGAATGGTTTGACTACGCTTCCTATAGCTACCTTGCCACGATTATTGCAGCCGTATTTTTCCCGACCGATGATCCCGCTTTGGCATTGCTACAAACCTTTGCGGTTTTTGCATTCTCCTTTATCCTGCGTCCAATAGGGGCTGTGGTATGGGGTTATCTGGGAGATCGACGAGGCCGGCGGTGGGCATTGTCGTGGTCAATTTTACTTATGTCAACCGCTACCTTTTTGATCGGTTGTATCCCATCATTTGCCACAATTGGGTATCTGGCGCCAATTCTATTATTGACTTTGCGAACAATACAAGGATTCTCGGCTTCTGGCGAATATGCTGGTGCATCGGTTTTTCTGGCAGAGTACTGTAGCGCGAAACATCGGGGTATTTATACCTCATTAGTTCCTGCTTCGACTGCAACTGGACTTTTGCTGGGATCAATTACTGCTACTGGGTTATATTCATTTTTTACTCCAGACAGCTTAGAATCTTCGGGTTGGCGGCTACCATTTCTTGTTGCCGGACCATTAGGTTTGGTGGGACGCTATATTCGGATTCATTTGGAAGATTCGCCAGCATATGTGGCGATGACTCAGAAAGCTAGCCAAAAAGTAACTCGGAAAACAAAAAATCCATTTCGAGTTTTATATAAGAATCACTGGCGGACAGTAATAATCGCCTTTGGTGTGGCCTCTTTGAATGCGGTTGCATTTTATGTATTACTGGCATACATGCCCACCTATCTGACCGAAACAGCGGGATTTGATAGTGGGAAATCTAATTTAGCGTCGTCGATTGTCTTGCTTGGGTATGTCTTCTTCATATTCATAATGGGACATCTATCAGATAAGTATGGTCGTAAAATCATGCTTTTCGTCGCATGTGGTTTGTTTATTGTGCTGACAGTGCCACTTTTTGCTTGTTTGGAAACGAGTAGTTTCTGGACGGTAGTCGGTGTAGAAATGTTGCTTGTTCTTATTTTGACGATGAATGATTCAACCTTACCGACGTTTCTTTCTGAATCTTTCCCAACCGAGGTGCGATATTCCGGTTTTGCGTTGTCATTTAATATGGCCAATGCATTATTGGGTGGAACTGCGCCTTTTGTGGCTACGTGGCTTATTGGTGCAACAGGAAATGCTCTTGCACCTGCATGGTATTTAGTAGGAATTGCCCTGTTGGCGATGATAGCTATGATTTTTGCACCCACTCCGGTGGAGTTCGAGGGCAGTGAAGATTTGGCTGAGAAAATAAGTTTGTTGCAAAGGAAAACAGAAGCATAA